The sequence CACCACCTAAGCTAGAAGAGTGGCCAGATATTACTTGGGAAGCAGGCGCAAATACACGCCGTGTTAACCTTGATGAAATTACTAAAGAAGACGTTCAAGAGTGGAAGACCGGCGAAACGGTTCTTCTATCAGGCAAGATCTTAACCGGTCGTGATGCTGCTCATAAGCGTATTCAAGGCATGCTTGAAAGTGGTGAAGGCTTACCAGAAGGCGTCGACCTGAAAGGTAAGTTCATTTACTACGTAGGCCCTGTTGATGCGGTACGCGATGAAGCGGTAGGTCCTGCTGGCCCAACAACGTCTACTCGTATGGATAAGTTCACTGACATGATGCTAGAAGAAACCGGCATTATGGGCATGATTGGTAAAGCAGAGCGTGGTCCTGCAACCGTTGAATCAATCAAACAACATAAGTCAGTTTACCTAATGGCCGTTGGCGGTGCCGCTTATCTTGTTGCAAAAGCAATTAAGAAAGCACGTGTTGTTGCGTTTGAAGATCTCGGTATGGAAGCTATCTACGAATTTGAAGTTGAAGACATGCCAGTAACGGTAGCGGTTGATTCTAATGGCGTGAACGCACACCAAATCGGTCCTGATACCTGGAAAGTGAAAATTGCAGAAGCTGAAAAAGCCAAATAAGAATTGGCATCAGCGTTTGAATCACGACTTTTCATAGAAAGTTAAATACAAAAGTGCAGCATTATCTGCACTTTTGTCTTATTATCAATGATATAGTTATAAACACATCGTTTGATATAAGAACATAGGAGAGAGGAATGCCTCGTTTTATTCAGATCCTACAGATTATCTTGGCAGTGGTGATTGGTAGTTTCATTGGTTACGATTTGATCTTGCACGGAATCAGTATTTTTAACGAAAAGTACGTAACCATCACATGTGTATTATGGTTGATTGCTGAGATAACACTGTTTGTTATCTACAAGTTGATTGAAGACGATTAGTCCGACATCGTATAAAAATTTCAAAGCCCCTGATTATGAATGTAGTCAGGGGCTTTTATTCATCTAGTATTAAGAATGTGTATTGCATACTCACTACTATTAGCAAAAGCAAAAGCAAAAGCAGACAAACTATCCCAACAGGGAAAGAACATAGGCTGCCTCTCTATTATCATAATCAGTTAGCCTAACTATCACGGAGTCGTTCAAATGAAACACCTAACTCAAGAAATGAGTGACTTTATAAGCAGAGGAACGGATTCTCACATTAGAGTAGCGGTCACGGGGCTTTCTCGTGCGGGTAAGACAGCCTTCATCACTTCGCTGGTTAACCAACTTCTTCATACGTCTACTCACAAGAATTTACCGCTCTTTTCATCGTCGAGAGATGGAAGGATTATTGGTGCTAAACGTATCCCACAACACAACATGATGATCTCGCGCTTTTCTTATGATGAAGCGATGGAGTCACTAAACGCGCAGCCACCAGAATGGCCAGTACCGACGCGTGATGTCAGTGAGATTCGCCTAGCTATCAAATATAAACCAGCCAAAGGTGCGAAGAAGCTGCTGAGTAAAAACAGCACCCTTTATCTCGATATTGTCGACTACCCAGGCGAGTGGCTACTTGATTTGCCGTTACTGGATATGGACTTTGATACGTGGAGCCAATCCCAATTCGCAGCATTAAAAGGCGATAGAGAAACCTATTCACAAGAATGGAACGCGATGCGCGGTGACATTGATTTGTTGGCCGATGCCGATGAAAAGAAACTGGTCGCCGTTGCCGATAGTTATACCCAGTATCTACATACTTGTAAGAGTAACGGACTGCACTGGGTACAGCCGGGTCGATTTGTATTACCGGGTGAGCTTGAAGGCGCGCCCGTATTGCAATTTTTCCCGTGTGTAGCACCCGAGGGTAAGTTCTCGAAAACAAGCAACTATGCGGTTTTAAAAGCGCGTTATGAAGAGTATCAACAGAAGGTGGTGAAGGCGTTCTATAAGAATCACTTCGCGACGTTCGATAGACAAATCGTGCTGGTGGACTGCTTACAACCACTTAATGCGGGCTATGACTCTTTCATGGACATGCGTGGTGCGTTAGAACAGTTATTGAAGAGTTTTAAGTACGGTCGAAGCAATATGCTAAGACGCTTGTTTGCCCCGAAGATCGACAAGATTTTGTTTGCCGCAACCAAGGCCGATCACGTGACTCCGGACCAACATCCGAACTTAGTGTCACTGTTACAGCAGATGGTACACCCTGCTTGGCAACAGGCGGCGTTTGAGCATATCGACATGAGTTGCATGAGCATCGCGTCTATTCAAGCGACGAGCGCGGGTTACATCTCGTCAGGTTCAGACAATGTTCCCGCGCTGCAAGGCGTAACCTTGGATAACGTGCCTCAAACCATGTATCCGGGTGAGGTGCCGCGTAAGCTGCCAAACAAACAGTATTGGGAAACTAATCAGTTTGATTTCACGAGCTTTAGGCCAATGGAGCAGCACTCCGATGAGCCCTGTCAGCATCTAAGAGTCGACAAGGTCTTAGAGTATCTCATTGGCGACAAGTTGAAGTAATTGAGGCAATCAATATGAGTGAATTAAAAACAAAGCAGGTCTTTGATGAACCATTGAAGACTTCGTTCGATGAGCCGAATAAGAATGAAGTGAGTCCAGACTTAGGCGCTCAACAGCTGTTTACAGAACAAGAGAAGTTTGTGCCCGTAGCACCACAAGTGGAAACCGACCTTGATGGTGACACTGAGCAGCAATTGGAACAAGTGATTCGACCGAGCAAAAAGAAGAAGTGGTTTGGAACGGGCTTACTTGTCGCTTTCTCCGGTCTGGTGGGCTGGCAGGCGATTGACTCTGTCATTACCGCTATTCAAACCGCTGACTGGTTAGCTTTAGGTTGGGCAGGCTTTATCGCAGCAATTGCTTCATTGGGTTTAGGCGCAATAGGCAAAGAGCTGTGGAAGCTGCGTTCGCTGAAAGACCATTTCAGCGTGCAAGATCAAAGTGAAGAGCTATTACAAAGCCAGAGTGTGGGTAAAGGCAAAGCATTCTGTGAAAACATTGCCAAGCAGGGCGGTATAGTTGCTGAGTCTCCTTCGTACGATAAGTGGCGAAACAGCATTAACCCGGCGCACAGCGATGCTGAAGTGTTGGATATGTACGATGCGTTGGTCGTGAGTCAGCAAGATAAGGTCGCGACTCAAATCGTCACTAAGTTCTCGACTGAATCAGCGGCCTTGGTTGCTGTGAGCCCATTAGCCGCAGCAGATATGTTGCTGGTGGCGTGGCGCAATTTCACCATGATAGACAAGCTTGCCGACGTCTATGGCATTGAGCTCGGCTATTGGTCTCGCATCAAGCTGTTCAAGTTGGTGTTAATCAACATGGCAGCGGCTGGGGCGAGTGAGCTGGCGATTGATGCGAGTATGGACTTAGTCTCGATGGATCTTGCAGGCAAAGTATCAGCGAGAGCAGGGCAAGGCCTTGGTGTTGGTATTCTTACTGCACGACTTGGTTTGAAAGCGATGTCATTGCTTCGACCTATGCCTTGGCACAATGACCGAAAAGTAAAACTATCCGACCTCCGCAAAGCTGTCCTTTCTGAAATAAAGCGCATTACGCTTAAATAAAGCGAACGACTTACCAATAAAACGGTAGACATTGAGTAGTTAGCGAGCGAAGAGTAAACATATGTTTACTCTTCTTCTTGACTGAACTTAGAGCTTAATTCACACTACTGTCAACTTATCCTGACACCTATAATAGGACTATTTGTGCGTCTTGAAGTATTGTGTGAAGACAGACTCGGCTTAACGCGTGAGTTGCTCGATATCTTGGCCTCAAAAAGCATTGATTTAAGAGGAATCGAAATTGATGTTAAAGGCATTATTTACCTAAACTGCCCAGATATTAATTTTGATGCTTTTAGTGAACTTATGGCTGAAATTCGCCGAATTTCAGGTGTGAAGGATGTACGTAAAATCCAATTTATGCCGAGCGAAAGGCATAATACCGAACTGATTGCTCTGCTTGCTAACCTGCCAGACCCCGTGATTGCGATTGACCTTAAAGGCTCAGTCGACATGGCGAACCACGCGGCATTGAACCTATTCGGCAAGCAAGAAGACGAAGTCATCGGTGAGCCGCTAGCGACGTTTGTTCCTAGCTTTAACTTTGCTCGCTGGATCGAAGGCGATGTAACGCGCCATCGTGAAGTCGTAGTGTTAGAAGGTTTGGATTTCTCAATCGAGATACTACCGATTTATCTTGGCGGCGACGTTAACGAAGCGGTATTGGCAAGCGCAGTAATGACGATTCGTTCTTGTAATCAAGAGATGAACTCGCCAGATTCAATCCCTGAACAGAACAACCTAGGTTTTGAACACTTTGTTGGTGTCTCTAATCGTCATAAAGCCTTGATCAGCCAAGCTAAGAAATTGGCTATGCTGGATCAGCCTCTACTTATTGAAGGGGACACAGGTACGGGCAAAGAGATGTTGGCTAAAGCGTGTCATAACCGTTCGAACCGAGCGTCTTTCCCATTCTTGATTCTAAGCTGTGCATCAATGCCTGATGACGTGGCAGAAACTGAGCTGTTTGGTCATGCTCCGGGTTCATTCAATCATGAACAAGGTCATAAGGGCATTTTTGAACAAGCGAATGGCGGCACAGTATTTTTAGATGAGATCGGCGAAATGAGCCCGCATCTTCAAATCAAACTGCTGCGTTTCCTGCAAGACGGTTCATTCCGACGCGTAGGCGAAGAAGAAGAGATGCACGCTGATGTGCGCATTATCGCTTCAACGCGCCATCGTCTTTCTGAATTAGCTGACTCAGGTTCATTCCGTGAAGATTTGTTCTACCGTTTAAACGTTTTGACTCTGTCTATTCCGGCACTGCGTGAACGTTCAAACGATGTAGCACCGTTGTTGGAACTCTTTGTCGCTAAATACGCACAGCAATTGGGTATGTTGAAACCAAAACTGACGGTAGAACTTATCGATCAGTTAGGTAATTACCAATGGCCGGGTAACATCCGTCAACTTGATAACATGGTACTTCGTGCATTAACTGAGCTGGATTCGGATACGTTAACTGTTGAGCAATTCCACTTGCCTCAACTTGAAACCATGACGGCAGGAATGGCGAACTTAAGCTTAGACGGCTCACTCGATGAGATCATGAAAGACTATGAATCTCAGATTCTAGAGAAGCTGTATCAGTCGTTCCCATCGAGCCGTAAGTTAGCAAAACGTCTCAATGTTTCTCACACCTCAATTGCCAACAAACTGCGCGATTACGGTATCAGAAAGAACTGATCGAATAAGAACATGATTATGGAAGATTTGAGCACACCAGAACGTATTTATAAGCGCGATGGAAACCTGATTCTACGCACCGCTGAGATAGACGATGCGAACATGATCAGTGATTACTTTCAAACTAACCGAGACTACCTTAAGCCTTGGGAACCGATTCGTGAAGATGCGTTTTTTGATAGAACGAGTTGGGCTCAACGCCTGATTAAGCTAAACGAGCTTCATAAAATGGGGCTAGGCTATTACTGTTTGCTTATTAATGATGACACCAACGAAATGTTGGGCACCATTTCATTCAGTAATCTATCTCGATTCCCTTTCTATGCGTGTAATGTCGGCTATTCGCTTGCTGAAAGTGCACAAGGTCACGGCTACATGCGCAGAGGTTTGAGCATGGCAAAGGACTATATGTTTGATGTTCAGAACATGCATCGTTTGATGGCGGGTTATATGCCTCATAATGAGCGCAGTGCTGGTGTGTTGGAACATTTAGGTTTTGTACGTGAAGGCTTTGCCAAAGATTATTTGCAGATCAACGGTAAATGGGAAGACCATGTACTGACTGCACTCGTTAACCCGAACTGGGAAGATAGGCGCGCTGTTTAGATACCAATAGTCATTAGGCGTAAGTATCAATTAAACGTAAATACAGATTTAGAGGCAGTGACGAACATAGATAAAATGAAACCGTCACTGTATCAAAAAGAGCATATAGGCATGGAAATCCATAAGCCTAAGAAGAAATTTGAGGAATTTTGATGTCATATACAACTTTGGACGAATACCAAAGAAAATGGATTTTTACTCACCAGTCGATGCCATTACCAGCAGAGGACTTGGAAAAGATTAAACCAATGACACAGGCAAGGGCATCTCAGTTTTGGAAAGAGAACGTAAGCCCTCAAAGTCCTGATGCAGAAAGACTAAGTTCACAAGACTGGCCAAGCAAGGCATCTAACTGGAACGAAGAGATTAGCTGGATGGCAAATTGGGAAGCCGATGAGCCTGAAATGCCAGAAGAGATCCTTAACTTCATTGATTGGCAAGATGACGTAACTGTTTATTTTTGTTATGAAAAATACAATATCCTTGAAACTAAGTGGTCAGTTTTTAAGAAGCACTGGAAGAACTTTTTGTTCTACGATGATGGCCCAATTTTGCTAGGTCGCCGTCGTTCAGAAGCACTTTGGTTTGCAACAAACGGTACCGTTAAAATTGGTAACCGAGCTTAAGTAAGACATTATTTAATCAAACCAATGCTGGACAAAATATTGATAAAAAGCGAGCTCTGAGCTCGCTTTTTTTGTGCCTAAAGATCGTCGAAGATCATTGGTAAATACACGTCATTTGAAGCCGATTTCTGATGAGAGTTTTCGTTAGCTTAGAGCTAGTAATTTTCGAAATTGAGATCGCTATCTCATTGGCTTAGTTGAAGTTTTGTGGGTTTGGGTTATCTTTATAGTACTGCCTTAGTGGAGGTGAAGTATTATGATTTGGGATACTCTCGAACGTGTAAATAAACTTCGCAAGGAAGCAATGGAGGATCCGGATTTTCTGGATTCGGCAAAAATGCATGAGCAATGGCTTTTAAGCGAAACTCATAATCAATCTAAGAATGGAGAAAAAGAGAAGAAACCGAAAAAGTTATCAGATATCTATGAAAACACGGAATTTCCTATTAACCCAACCGGAACGAAACATTAATAATGATTAACAGCAACACGGCTAAGGCTCTTAACCAAAAAGCTATAAGTCGATTAAACATACCAGCCTTAAGCCACCAATAAAAAAGCCACTTTCAACGAACCGAAAGTGGCTTTTTCTTTTCTCGTTAGCTTCTTTACTCATTAACAACGAAAGCTAATCGTTTTAAAGCTAGCTATTAATCAGGCTTAATCCGCTTGGCAATGCATCACCAAACACACGCTTAGACTCGCTCTCAGAAAGCTCAGTGACTTCACTTACCAGCGTTAGCCAAGACTCTGGCACCTTGCTTTGCTTTAATTTTTCAAGAACCTGAGCACGGTAGTCATCAGAGATGTCGAACTGTCGGTCACCTGTCTTACGACAAATCATCACAGCCGCGAAGGCTATCATCTGCTCTTTCTGCCAGTTCTGGTCAAGCAGCTTTGGTAACCACTGTTCTGCTTGCTCTCTTGGAATGACGCTGTGTTGGCTTCCGTATAACGGTGTGCGAGACGCTAAGCGACCCAGAGCCCACCAATGAGCTTGTTCAAACTGATTATGGTTAATCGCTTTGCTTAAGAACCAAGTCGCTAATAGAACCTTATCTTCCACTTCAAGTTGCTCAAGTGACGCAGCTAATCTCACCATGGCTTCATAGCCATTGTCTTGCGCATCTTTAGCGGTTTTAGGGT is a genomic window of Vibrio sp. FE10 containing:
- a CDS encoding YcjX family protein translates to MKHLTQEMSDFISRGTDSHIRVAVTGLSRAGKTAFITSLVNQLLHTSTHKNLPLFSSSRDGRIIGAKRIPQHNMMISRFSYDEAMESLNAQPPEWPVPTRDVSEIRLAIKYKPAKGAKKLLSKNSTLYLDIVDYPGEWLLDLPLLDMDFDTWSQSQFAALKGDRETYSQEWNAMRGDIDLLADADEKKLVAVADSYTQYLHTCKSNGLHWVQPGRFVLPGELEGAPVLQFFPCVAPEGKFSKTSNYAVLKARYEEYQQKVVKAFYKNHFATFDRQIVLVDCLQPLNAGYDSFMDMRGALEQLLKSFKYGRSNMLRRLFAPKIDKILFAATKADHVTPDQHPNLVSLLQQMVHPAWQQAAFEHIDMSCMSIASIQATSAGYISSGSDNVPALQGVTLDNVPQTMYPGEVPRKLPNKQYWETNQFDFTSFRPMEQHSDEPCQHLRVDKVLEYLIGDKLK
- a CDS encoding YcjF family protein — its product is MSELKTKQVFDEPLKTSFDEPNKNEVSPDLGAQQLFTEQEKFVPVAPQVETDLDGDTEQQLEQVIRPSKKKKWFGTGLLVAFSGLVGWQAIDSVITAIQTADWLALGWAGFIAAIASLGLGAIGKELWKLRSLKDHFSVQDQSEELLQSQSVGKGKAFCENIAKQGGIVAESPSYDKWRNSINPAHSDAEVLDMYDALVVSQQDKVATQIVTKFSTESAALVAVSPLAAADMLLVAWRNFTMIDKLADVYGIELGYWSRIKLFKLVLINMAAAGASELAIDASMDLVSMDLAGKVSARAGQGLGVGILTARLGLKAMSLLRPMPWHNDRKVKLSDLRKAVLSEIKRITLK
- the tyrR gene encoding transcriptional regulator TyrR, with the translated sequence MRLEVLCEDRLGLTRELLDILASKSIDLRGIEIDVKGIIYLNCPDINFDAFSELMAEIRRISGVKDVRKIQFMPSERHNTELIALLANLPDPVIAIDLKGSVDMANHAALNLFGKQEDEVIGEPLATFVPSFNFARWIEGDVTRHREVVVLEGLDFSIEILPIYLGGDVNEAVLASAVMTIRSCNQEMNSPDSIPEQNNLGFEHFVGVSNRHKALISQAKKLAMLDQPLLIEGDTGTGKEMLAKACHNRSNRASFPFLILSCASMPDDVAETELFGHAPGSFNHEQGHKGIFEQANGGTVFLDEIGEMSPHLQIKLLRFLQDGSFRRVGEEEEMHADVRIIASTRHRLSELADSGSFREDLFYRLNVLTLSIPALRERSNDVAPLLELFVAKYAQQLGMLKPKLTVELIDQLGNYQWPGNIRQLDNMVLRALTELDSDTLTVEQFHLPQLETMTAGMANLSLDGSLDEIMKDYESQILEKLYQSFPSSRKLAKRLNVSHTSIANKLRDYGIRKN
- the rimJ gene encoding ribosomal protein S5-alanine N-acetyltransferase, giving the protein MEDLSTPERIYKRDGNLILRTAEIDDANMISDYFQTNRDYLKPWEPIREDAFFDRTSWAQRLIKLNELHKMGLGYYCLLINDDTNEMLGTISFSNLSRFPFYACNVGYSLAESAQGHGYMRRGLSMAKDYMFDVQNMHRLMAGYMPHNERSAGVLEHLGFVREGFAKDYLQINGKWEDHVLTALVNPNWEDRRAV
- a CDS encoding DUF2947 domain-containing protein; the encoded protein is MSYTTLDEYQRKWIFTHQSMPLPAEDLEKIKPMTQARASQFWKENVSPQSPDAERLSSQDWPSKASNWNEEISWMANWEADEPEMPEEILNFIDWQDDVTVYFCYEKYNILETKWSVFKKHWKNFLFYDDGPILLGRRRSEALWFATNGTVKIGNRA